A stretch of Rhododendron vialii isolate Sample 1 chromosome 4a, ASM3025357v1 DNA encodes these proteins:
- the LOC131323081 gene encoding protein VASCULATURE COMPLEXITY AND CONNECTIVITY-like produces the protein MARIVGIFACFVIVVMDIIAGILGIRAEAAQNQVKHLRLWLLECKQPSHEAFTLGLIAATLLALAHIFANLLGGCSVCTEEEISKASPSKQCSLACLVLTWVSLAVGLGLLVIGTMANNKSRTSCGLSHHNFLSLGGILCFVHAGFSVGYYVTATA, from the exons ATGGCTAGAATTGTTGGTATTTTTGCATGCTTTGTGATTGTTGTGATGGATATCATAGCAGGCATACTTGGAATAAGAGCTGAAGCTGCTCAAAATCAG GTTAAGCATCTGAGGCTGTGGTTACTTGAGTGCAAACAACCAAGTCATGAAGCCTTCACCCTTGGGCTAATTGCAGCCACACTGCTGGCTCTGGCTCATATTTTCGCTAACTTGCTTGGTGGGTGTAGTGTCTGTACTGAAGAAGAGATTTCCAAAGCTTCCCCTAGCAAGCAATGCTCACTCGCTTGCCTCGTCCTCACATG GGTTTCATTGGCTGTCGGATTGGGCTTGTTGGTCATTGGGACTATGGCAAACAACAAGTCAAGAACTTCATGTGGCCTCTCACACcataactttctctctcttggggGCATTCTGTGCTTTGTCCATGCTGGTTTTTCTGTTGGATATTACGTTACTGCCACTGCTTGA